The following are encoded together in the Ictidomys tridecemlineatus isolate mIctTri1 chromosome X, mIctTri1.hap1, whole genome shotgun sequence genome:
- the Eif2s3 gene encoding LOW QUALITY PROTEIN: eukaryotic translation initiation factor 2 subunit 3 (The sequence of the model RefSeq protein was modified relative to this genomic sequence to represent the inferred CDS: inserted 1 base in 1 codon) has product MAGGEAGVTLGQPHLSRQDLATLDVTKLTPLSHEVISRQATINIGTIGHVAHGKSTVVKAISGVHTVRFKNELERNITIKLGYANAKIYKLDDPSCPRPECYRSCGSGTPDEFPTDIPGTKGNFKLVRHVSFVDCPGHDILMATMLNGAAVMDAALLLIAGNESCPXPQTSEHLAAIEIMKLKHILILQNKIDLVKESQAKEQYEQILAFVQGTVAEGAPIIPISAQLKYNIEVVCEYIVKKIPVPPRDFTSEPRLIVIRSFDVNKPGCEVDDLKGGVAGGSILKGVLKVGQEIEVRPGIVSKDSEGKLMCKPIFSKIVSLFAEHNDLQYAAPGGLIGVGTKIDPTLCRADRMVGQVLGAVGALPEIFTELEISYFLLRRLLGVRTEGDKKAAKVQKLSKNEVLMVNIGSLSTGGRVSAVKADLGKIVLTNPVCTEVGEKIALSRRVEKHWRLIGWGQIRRGVTIKPTVDDD; this is encoded by the exons ATGGCGGGGGGAGAGGCTGGAGTGACTCTGGGGCAGCCGCACCTTTCTCGGCAGGACCTCGCCACCTTG GATGTTACCAAGTTGACGCCACTATCACATGAAGTTATCAGCAGACAAGCCACAATTAATATAG GTACAATTGGTCATGTAGCTCATGGGAAGTCCACAGTTGTAAAAGCCATTTCTGGAGTTCACACTGTCAGGTTCAAAAATGAACTAGAAAGAAACATTACAATCAAGCTTGGATATGCTAATGCTAAG ATTTATAAACTGGATGACCCAAGTTGTCCTCGGCCAGAATGTTATAGGTCATGTGGAAGTGGCACACCGGATGAATTTCCTACAGATATTCCAGGGACCAAAGGGAACTTCAAATTAGTCAG ACATGTTTCCTTTGTTGACTGTCCTGGCCATGATATTTTGATGGCTACTATGCTGAATGGTGCAGCAGTGATGGATGCAGCTCTTCTTTTGATAG CTGGTAATGAATCTTGTC AGCCTCAGACTTCTGAACACCTAGCTGCTATAGAAATCATGAAACTGAAGCATATTTTGATTCTACAGAATAAAATTGATTTGGTAAAAGAAAGTCAGGCTAAAGAACAGTATGAACAAATCCTTGCATTTGTACAAG GTACAGTAGCAGAAGGAGCTCCCATTATTCCAATTTCTGCTCAGCTGAAATACAATATTGAAGTCGTTTGTGAGTACATAGTAAAGAAAATACCAGTACCCCCAAGAGACTTTACTTCAGAACCCCGACTTATTG ttattaGGTCATTTGATGTCAACAAGCCTGGTTGTGAAGTTGATGACCTTAAGGGAGGTGTTGCTGGTGGAAGTATTCTGAAAGGAGTATTAAAG GTGGGCCAGGAGATAGAAGTCAGACCTGGTATTGTTTCCAAAGACAGTGAAGGAAAACTCATGTGTAAACCAATCTTTTCCAAAATTGTATCACTTTTTGCTGAACATAATGATCTTCAGTATGCTGCTCCAGGGGGTCTTATTG GAGTTGGAACAAAAATCGACCCCACTTTGTGCCGTGCTGACAGAATGGTGGGGCAGGTACTTGGTGCTGTTGGAGCTTTACCTGAGATTTTCACAGAATTGGAAATTTCCTATTTCCTGCTTAGACGACTTCTAGGTGTACGCACTGAAGGAGACAAGAAAGCAGCAAAG GTCCAAAAACTGTCTAAGAATGAAGTGCTCATGGTGAACATAGGATCACTGTCAACAGGAGGGAGAGTTAGTGCTGTCAAGGCTGATTTGGGCAAAATTGTTTTGACTAATCCTGTGTGCACAGAAGTAGGAGAAAAGATTGCCCTTAGTCGAAGAGTTGAGAAACACTGGCG